A section of the Pyxidicoccus xibeiensis genome encodes:
- a CDS encoding DUF485 domain-containing protein: MSAKSQEEALEALAAARWRVAAALTVATLVAYLGFILLVAFNKPLMGRQIVPGLSVGILLGALVIVTAWVLTGIYRLWANGPYDRALHKYRGGK; the protein is encoded by the coding sequence ATGTCAGCGAAATCCCAAGAGGAAGCGCTCGAGGCGCTCGCGGCGGCACGCTGGCGCGTGGCCGCGGCACTCACCGTGGCCACGCTGGTGGCGTACCTGGGCTTCATCCTGCTGGTCGCCTTCAACAAGCCGCTGATGGGCCGGCAGATCGTCCCGGGCCTGTCCGTGGGCATCCTGCTGGGGGCGCTCGTCATCGTCACCGCCTGGGTGCTGACGGGCATCTACCGGCTCTGGGCGAACGGGCCGTACGACCGCGCCCTCCACAAGTACCGCGGCGGAAAGTGA
- a CDS encoding DUF6691 family protein — translation MKAVLMAGLAGLLFAVGLGLGGMTDPAKVVGFLDVAGSWDPTLVFVMAGALGTHALLRRLILRRQRPVLAPAFPAQGQARVDRRLVGGAALFGIGWGLSGYCPGPALTSLPGGGATVLLFVAGMLAGMGVFRWWESARASAHAPHVSSP, via the coding sequence ATGAAGGCCGTCCTCATGGCGGGACTGGCAGGGCTGCTCTTCGCGGTGGGCCTGGGCCTCGGGGGAATGACGGACCCGGCGAAGGTCGTCGGCTTCCTCGATGTCGCGGGGAGCTGGGACCCGACCCTCGTCTTCGTCATGGCCGGCGCGCTCGGCACGCACGCCCTGCTGCGTCGGCTCATCCTGCGGCGGCAGCGTCCCGTCCTCGCCCCGGCCTTTCCCGCCCAGGGACAGGCGCGGGTGGACCGGCGGCTCGTGGGCGGCGCGGCGCTGTTCGGCATCGGCTGGGGTCTCTCGGGCTACTGCCCCGGACCGGCCCTCACCTCACTGCCCGGGGGCGGCGCGACGGTGCTCCTCTTCGTCGCGGGCATGCTGGCCGGCATGGGTGTCTTCCGCTGGTGGGAGTCCGCTCGCGCGTCGGCGCACGCCCCTCACGTCAGCAGCCCCTGA
- a CDS encoding sodium:solute symporter family transporter, whose amino-acid sequence MNPTTTGTQLGQPNATAILFFLIFVAITLGITYWAARKTKTTSEFFAAGGGVSAWQNGFALAGDYMSAASFLGIAGLVAMSGFDGLIYSVGWLVGWPVVTFLIAEPLRNLGKYTFADVVAYRLRQTPVRLSAALGTLTVVSFYLIAQMVGAGNLIHLLFGLSYEMAVIIVGAVMILYVLFGGMIATTWVQIVKAVLLLAGASALAGAVLFKFGFNPLTLFSEAAKVYGPETLAPGKLVASPLEAISLGVALMFGTAGLPHILMRFYTVPDAKAARSSVFYATGLIGYFYLVTFILGFGASVLVGRQAITSVDKGGNMAAPMLAEVLGGTGFLGFISAVAFATILAVVAGLTLSGAAALSHDLWSTVVRKGKAPEHEQLKVARLASLLLGVLAVILGVAFKGQNVAFMVGLAFAIAASANFPALLLSMSWKRFTTNGAVASMLTGAFSAVVLIFLSPTVQVDLFKNATAFFPLKNPGIITIPLSFAVGVLVSLMFPEQESSDRFAEVKHRMHVGAVLPTLPAPEVPASTAVGTPAQVPGPSRA is encoded by the coding sequence ATGAATCCGACCACGACGGGCACGCAGCTGGGCCAGCCCAACGCCACGGCCATCCTCTTCTTCCTCATCTTCGTCGCCATCACCCTGGGGATTACGTACTGGGCGGCGCGCAAGACGAAGACGACCTCGGAGTTCTTCGCCGCGGGCGGCGGGGTGAGTGCCTGGCAGAACGGCTTCGCGCTGGCCGGCGACTACATGAGCGCCGCCAGCTTCCTGGGCATTGCCGGCCTGGTGGCCATGTCCGGCTTCGACGGCCTCATCTACTCGGTGGGCTGGCTGGTGGGCTGGCCGGTGGTGACGTTCCTCATCGCCGAGCCGCTGCGCAACCTGGGCAAGTACACCTTCGCGGACGTGGTGGCCTACCGACTGCGGCAGACGCCGGTGCGCCTGTCCGCGGCGCTGGGCACGCTCACGGTGGTGAGCTTCTACCTGATTGCGCAGATGGTGGGCGCCGGCAACCTCATCCACCTGCTCTTCGGCCTGTCCTACGAGATGGCGGTCATCATCGTGGGCGCGGTGATGATTCTCTACGTGCTCTTCGGCGGGATGATTGCCACCACGTGGGTGCAGATCGTGAAGGCCGTCCTGCTGCTGGCCGGCGCGTCGGCGCTGGCGGGGGCGGTGCTCTTCAAGTTCGGCTTCAACCCGCTCACGCTGTTCAGCGAGGCCGCGAAGGTCTACGGCCCGGAGACGCTGGCTCCTGGCAAGCTGGTGGCCAGCCCGCTGGAGGCCATCTCGCTGGGGGTGGCGCTGATGTTCGGCACGGCGGGGCTGCCGCACATCCTGATGCGGTTCTACACGGTGCCGGACGCGAAGGCGGCGCGCAGCAGCGTGTTCTACGCCACGGGGCTCATCGGCTACTTCTACCTGGTGACGTTCATCCTCGGGTTCGGCGCGTCGGTGCTGGTGGGCCGGCAGGCGATTACCAGCGTGGACAAGGGCGGCAACATGGCGGCGCCCATGCTGGCCGAAGTCTTGGGCGGCACGGGCTTCCTGGGCTTCATCTCCGCGGTGGCCTTCGCCACCATCCTCGCGGTGGTGGCGGGCCTGACGCTGTCCGGCGCGGCGGCGCTGTCGCATGACTTGTGGTCCACGGTGGTGCGCAAGGGCAAGGCGCCCGAGCACGAGCAGCTCAAGGTGGCGCGGCTGGCCAGCCTGCTGCTGGGCGTGCTGGCGGTGATTCTGGGCGTGGCCTTCAAGGGGCAGAACGTGGCCTTCATGGTGGGCCTGGCCTTCGCCATCGCCGCGAGCGCCAACTTCCCGGCGCTGCTGCTGTCCATGTCCTGGAAGCGCTTCACCACGAATGGCGCGGTGGCCAGCATGCTGACGGGGGCCTTCAGCGCGGTGGTGCTCATCTTCCTGTCACCCACGGTGCAGGTGGACCTGTTCAAGAACGCCACCGCGTTCTTCCCGCTGAAGAACCCGGGCATCATCACCATTCCCCTGTCGTTCGCGGTGGGCGTGCTGGTGTCGCTGATGTTCCCGGAGCAGGAGTCCAGCGACCGCTTCGCCGAGGTGAAGCACCGGATGCACGTAGGCGCCGTCCTGCCCACCCTGCCGGCGCCGGAGGTCCCCGCATCGACGGCCGTGGGCACGCCCGCACAGGTGCCTGGCCCGAGCAGGGCCTGA
- the acs gene encoding acetate--CoA ligase, producing the protein MAPTKDAFIQPKEKFSRTSHVKSLEDYQRLYKQSLEQPEAFWGEMAQQLTWFHKPDTVLDVDTEQVDFAWFSGGKLNAAFNCVDRHARVRPNKPAIIWAQNEPGEYQVITFRDLQHHVGRVANVLKAHGVRKGDRVCIYLPMVPELAYTMLACARIGAVHSVVFAGFSAEALRERILDSGARVLVTANEGPRGPKMVPTKAIADEAAEGLSLVESVLVVRRTSKEVPMLAGRDYWLDAEMAKHRGTCPAEWMDAEDPLFILYTSGSTGKPKGVLHTTGGYLTYAATTFRYVFDIQPDDVHFCAADLGWVTGHSYILYGPLINGTTTVMFESTPTYPDASRLWRVVDDLKATILYTAPTALRALIKEGDAWVRKGSRQSLRLLGSVGEPINPEVWRWYHDVVGEGRCPVVDTWWQTETGGILISPLPGATPCKPGSATLPFFGVEPVLVDDEGRVIEGNGVSGNLCLARSWPGQARTLYGHHQRFVETYYSRFPNLYFTGDGCRRDEDGYYWITGRVDDVLNVSGHRLGTAEVESALVAHESVAEAAVVGFPHDLKGTGVCAFVTVKPDWQEASSEQMVGALKEQVRHVIGPIATPDRVVLVSGLPKTRSGKILRRMLRKIASGETENLGDATTLADPAVLDELLAKGSPPQVKR; encoded by the coding sequence ATGGCCCCGACGAAGGACGCGTTCATCCAGCCGAAGGAGAAGTTCAGCCGCACCTCGCACGTGAAGAGCCTGGAGGACTACCAGCGCCTCTACAAACAGAGCCTGGAGCAGCCGGAGGCCTTCTGGGGCGAGATGGCCCAGCAGCTCACCTGGTTCCACAAGCCGGACACCGTGCTGGACGTGGACACCGAGCAGGTGGACTTCGCCTGGTTCAGCGGCGGCAAGCTCAACGCGGCCTTCAACTGCGTGGACCGCCATGCGCGGGTGCGTCCCAACAAGCCCGCCATCATCTGGGCGCAGAACGAGCCCGGCGAGTACCAGGTCATCACCTTCCGCGACCTCCAGCACCACGTGGGCCGCGTGGCCAACGTGCTGAAGGCCCACGGCGTGCGCAAGGGCGACCGCGTCTGCATCTACCTGCCCATGGTGCCGGAGCTGGCGTACACCATGCTCGCGTGCGCCCGTATCGGCGCGGTGCACTCGGTGGTCTTCGCCGGCTTCTCCGCCGAGGCGCTGCGCGAGCGCATCCTCGACTCGGGTGCCAGGGTGCTCGTCACCGCCAACGAGGGCCCGCGCGGCCCGAAGATGGTGCCCACCAAGGCCATCGCCGACGAGGCGGCCGAGGGACTCTCGCTGGTGGAGTCCGTCCTCGTCGTGCGCCGCACCTCCAAGGAGGTGCCCATGCTCGCCGGCCGCGACTACTGGCTGGACGCGGAGATGGCGAAGCACCGCGGCACCTGCCCCGCCGAGTGGATGGACGCCGAGGACCCGCTCTTCATCCTCTACACGTCCGGCTCCACCGGGAAGCCCAAGGGCGTGCTGCACACCACCGGCGGCTACCTCACCTATGCCGCCACCACGTTCCGCTACGTCTTCGACATCCAGCCGGACGACGTGCACTTCTGCGCGGCGGACCTCGGCTGGGTGACGGGCCACAGCTACATCCTCTACGGGCCGCTCATCAACGGCACCACCACGGTGATGTTCGAGTCCACGCCCACCTACCCGGACGCGTCCCGGCTCTGGCGCGTGGTGGATGACCTCAAGGCCACCATCCTCTACACGGCGCCCACCGCGCTGCGCGCCCTCATCAAGGAGGGTGACGCCTGGGTGAGGAAGGGCTCGCGCCAGTCGCTGCGCCTCTTGGGCTCGGTGGGCGAGCCCATCAACCCGGAGGTGTGGCGCTGGTACCACGACGTGGTGGGCGAGGGCCGCTGCCCGGTGGTGGACACGTGGTGGCAGACGGAGACCGGCGGCATCCTGATTTCGCCGCTGCCCGGAGCCACGCCGTGCAAGCCCGGCTCGGCCACCCTGCCCTTCTTCGGCGTGGAGCCGGTGCTGGTGGACGACGAGGGCCGCGTCATCGAGGGCAACGGCGTCAGCGGCAACCTGTGCCTGGCGCGCTCGTGGCCCGGACAGGCGCGCACGCTGTACGGCCACCACCAGCGCTTCGTGGAGACGTACTACTCGCGCTTCCCCAACCTGTACTTCACGGGTGACGGCTGCCGGCGCGACGAGGACGGCTACTACTGGATTACCGGCCGCGTGGACGACGTGCTCAACGTCTCCGGCCACCGCCTGGGCACCGCCGAGGTGGAGAGCGCGCTGGTGGCGCACGAGTCCGTGGCCGAGGCCGCCGTGGTGGGCTTCCCGCATGACTTGAAGGGCACGGGCGTGTGCGCCTTCGTCACCGTGAAGCCGGACTGGCAGGAGGCCTCGTCGGAGCAGATGGTGGGCGCGCTCAAGGAGCAGGTGCGCCACGTCATCGGCCCCATCGCCACGCCGGACCGTGTGGTGCTGGTCAGTGGCCTGCCCAAGACGCGCTCCGGGAAGATTCTCCGGCGCATGCTGCGCAAGATTGCCTCCGGTGAGACGGAGAACCTGGGTGACGCCACCACCCTGGCGGACCCCGCCGTGCTCGACGAATTGCTCGCGAAGGGCAGCCCCCCGCAGGTCAAGCGATGA
- a CDS encoding immunity 52 family protein — protein MTENYYAGVYWPSRKESPEACARRAASLFQGISTLDPTWANWFGTGKSRKQALEKRLPPIASTFEQLFSLRKHQLVSGFSFVAWNGEADGSTTGVTCTCGVASPYLSNVCTVNPPRRGPIAERLIDATVMSRTLQAMALAWEPEWGVATSDLHRDEVLKTATPGTFVGWVMYFSHSWGTVPPLPAPVRIEPVADKGTLIILTPERFTASNPEHVALAAQVQELLDRAGLLRPLQA, from the coding sequence GTGACCGAGAATTACTACGCTGGCGTCTACTGGCCAAGCCGCAAGGAGTCGCCAGAAGCCTGTGCTCGGCGTGCGGCCTCTCTGTTCCAGGGCATCTCCACACTGGACCCGACCTGGGCAAATTGGTTTGGAACTGGCAAGAGCCGGAAGCAGGCACTTGAGAAACGCCTTCCTCCTATTGCATCGACCTTCGAGCAACTCTTCTCACTGAGGAAACATCAACTGGTCAGTGGATTCAGCTTCGTGGCTTGGAATGGAGAAGCCGATGGAAGCACCACTGGCGTCACCTGCACTTGTGGAGTTGCGTCCCCGTACTTGAGCAACGTGTGCACGGTCAACCCGCCTCGGCGAGGGCCCATCGCGGAGCGGCTCATCGATGCGACGGTGATGTCCCGGACCCTTCAAGCGATGGCACTCGCCTGGGAGCCGGAATGGGGGGTCGCCACGTCCGACCTGCACCGTGATGAAGTCCTCAAGACCGCGACGCCTGGAACCTTCGTGGGCTGGGTCATGTACTTCTCTCACAGCTGGGGCACCGTGCCGCCCCTCCCCGCCCCCGTCCGAATCGAACCCGTGGCGGACAAGGGCACCCTCATCATCCTCACCCCCGAGCGATTCACGGCCAGCAACCCCGAGCACGTCGCACTCGCCGCCCAGGTGCAGGAACTGCTTGACCGGGCAGGCCTGCTACGTCCTCTCCAGGCGTGA
- a CDS encoding HsdM family class I SAM-dependent methyltransferase: MPRTANRPLEVDEEKLVLQFPGLNRKAVGAFYTPAPLVERTLSLALAHLGEGPLTVVDPACGAGAFLTAAARLRPDARLCGLELDPEVARVCQARVPGADVRVGDSLRGGLAPLLAATPPEHRELWVGNPPYNGTSPVLKDPDTYARLRALLPLALMPGTSLRDDFAFFLLVAAHRLVSRPGVLAFITPASLLDAFMYAPLRQLMLGTLALREVVDLGPGVFAGTQVRTCITVWSSLPGPREQPRFERQGVWQGFTPEAPEWRLSPTAPEATELDARWRAEGEPLTTLVPVSLPGVKTRFDELLVDADPERLLARVRAFAATREEELPAFALAYGLPESLLPKLRELKAGPPLEVEASHVRPFFRYGGARHRGHVPPEARAYCYLDRRLIPRGDHRLRGPYDPHVGAVKLLFNVRELPLSAALLEEEGCVHDHRHARFAPLYVPQRLRDEGLLVTRSGRTLEELGPLVPNLSPRGLAWAETLGGPLPAFRALVDFLNGPEVQRVWAPAFGASRVVPVPLGPRAEQ; encoded by the coding sequence ATGCCACGCACTGCCAACAGGCCGCTGGAGGTGGACGAGGAGAAGCTCGTCCTCCAGTTCCCTGGCCTGAATCGCAAGGCGGTGGGTGCCTTCTACACGCCGGCCCCCCTGGTGGAGCGCACGCTGTCGCTGGCCCTGGCGCACCTGGGCGAGGGCCCGCTCACGGTGGTGGACCCGGCGTGCGGCGCCGGAGCCTTCCTCACGGCGGCGGCACGGCTGCGGCCCGACGCACGGCTGTGCGGCCTGGAGCTGGACCCGGAGGTGGCACGCGTCTGCCAGGCCCGGGTGCCCGGCGCGGACGTGCGCGTCGGGGATTCGCTGCGTGGCGGGCTGGCCCCGCTGCTGGCCGCGACGCCGCCGGAGCACCGGGAGCTGTGGGTGGGCAACCCGCCCTACAACGGCACGTCGCCGGTGCTGAAGGACCCAGACACCTACGCGCGGCTGCGCGCCCTGCTGCCGCTGGCCCTGATGCCAGGCACCAGCCTGCGCGACGACTTCGCCTTCTTCCTCCTGGTGGCCGCGCACCGGCTGGTGTCGCGTCCGGGAGTGCTGGCCTTCATCACCCCGGCGAGCCTGCTGGACGCCTTCATGTACGCGCCGCTGCGCCAGCTCATGCTGGGCACGCTGGCGCTGCGGGAGGTGGTGGACCTGGGCCCCGGCGTCTTCGCCGGCACGCAGGTGCGCACCTGCATCACCGTGTGGAGCTCGCTGCCCGGACCTCGAGAGCAGCCGCGCTTCGAGCGGCAAGGTGTCTGGCAGGGCTTCACGCCCGAGGCCCCCGAGTGGCGCCTGTCCCCCACGGCCCCGGAGGCCACCGAGCTGGATGCACGCTGGCGCGCGGAGGGCGAGCCGCTCACCACGCTCGTCCCGGTGAGCCTGCCCGGGGTGAAGACGCGCTTCGACGAGCTGCTGGTGGACGCCGACCCGGAGCGTCTGCTGGCCCGCGTGCGCGCCTTCGCCGCCACGCGCGAGGAGGAGCTTCCGGCCTTCGCGCTGGCGTACGGCCTGCCGGAGTCACTGCTGCCCAAGCTGCGCGAGCTGAAGGCGGGGCCTCCGCTGGAGGTGGAGGCGAGCCACGTGCGCCCCTTCTTCCGCTACGGAGGCGCGCGTCACCGGGGCCACGTGCCCCCCGAGGCCCGTGCGTACTGCTACCTGGACCGGCGCCTCATTCCGCGCGGCGACCACCGGCTGCGCGGGCCGTATGACCCGCACGTGGGCGCGGTGAAGCTCCTCTTCAACGTGCGCGAGCTGCCGCTGTCGGCCGCGCTGCTGGAGGAGGAGGGCTGCGTCCACGACCATCGCCATGCGCGCTTCGCGCCCCTGTACGTGCCCCAGCGGCTGCGGGACGAAGGGCTGCTCGTCACGCGGTCCGGGAGGACGCTGGAGGAGCTGGGCCCGCTGGTGCCGAACCTCTCGCCCCGGGGACTGGCCTGGGCGGAGACGCTGGGCGGCCCCCTGCCTGCCTTCCGAGCGCTCGTGGACTTCCTCAACGGCCCGGAGGTGCAGCGCGTCTGGGCTCCGGCCTTCGGTGCTTCTCGCGTGGTGCCGGTGCCGCTGGGGCCTCGCGCGGAGCAGTGA
- a CDS encoding ion transporter has product MLSPSEQSPADGGFRHRLHTIIFEADTPAGKAFDVALLWAIVFSIIAVMLESVAAMREQYGSVLRAVEWFFTALFTVEYVLRIIAVRRPFLYMRSFFGLVDLLAILPTLLSILIPGAQSLLVVRVLRLLRIFRVLKLAHLLGQAEILITALRASRPKITVFLGTVLTIVVITGALMYVIEGGNNGFDSIPRAMYWAIVTVTTVGFGDITPKTMLGQFVASVLMVMGYGIIAVPTGIVSVELAAATRHAVDTRACLGCGVQGHDLDASHCKYCGHSL; this is encoded by the coding sequence GTGCTGAGTCCTTCCGAGCAGAGCCCGGCCGACGGCGGCTTCCGCCACCGGCTGCACACCATCATCTTCGAAGCGGACACCCCGGCAGGGAAGGCGTTCGACGTCGCCCTCCTGTGGGCCATCGTCTTCAGCATCATCGCGGTGATGCTGGAGAGCGTGGCAGCGATGCGCGAGCAGTACGGCTCCGTGCTCCGTGCCGTGGAGTGGTTCTTCACGGCGCTGTTCACCGTGGAGTACGTGCTGCGCATCATCGCCGTCCGGCGGCCGTTCCTGTACATGCGCAGCTTCTTCGGGCTGGTGGACCTGCTGGCCATCCTCCCGACGCTCCTGAGCATCTTGATTCCCGGCGCCCAGTCGCTGCTGGTGGTGCGGGTGCTGCGGCTGCTGCGCATCTTCCGCGTGCTCAAGCTGGCGCACCTGCTGGGACAGGCGGAAATCCTCATCACCGCGCTGCGCGCCAGCCGGCCGAAAATCACGGTGTTCCTGGGCACGGTGCTGACCATCGTCGTCATCACCGGCGCGCTGATGTACGTGATCGAGGGCGGGAACAACGGCTTCGACAGCATCCCCCGGGCCATGTACTGGGCCATCGTCACGGTGACGACGGTGGGCTTCGGCGACATCACGCCCAAGACGATGCTGGGGCAGTTCGTCGCCTCGGTGCTGATGGTGATGGGCTACGGCATCATCGCGGTGCCCACGGGCATCGTCTCCGTGGAGCTCGCCGCCGCCACCCGCCACGCCGTCGACACGCGCGCCTGCCTCGGCTGCGGCGTCCAGGGACATGACCTCGACGCGTCGCACTGCAAGTACTGCGGGCACTCGCTGTAG
- a CDS encoding superoxide dismutase family protein: MKIRALLTTVALTATTAALAQAPQAAPQAQDKSQGGKAESKGQGKPADAAQGQAPAATPAPAKKAPPKGETAKAMVKDAEGKDVGEITFEQTAQGVLVKGTLSNLPPGQHAFHVHETGKCAAPEFKTAGSHFNPHKKAHGIMSPKGKHAGDLPNLYVGQDGRVQFDTFAQTGLTLKSMFDKDGSAVVVHTKEDDYHSDPTGDAGGRIACGVVEKAQQ; the protein is encoded by the coding sequence ATGAAGATTCGAGCCCTGCTGACCACCGTTGCGCTCACCGCCACCACCGCCGCGCTGGCCCAGGCCCCGCAGGCGGCGCCCCAGGCCCAGGACAAGAGCCAGGGTGGAAAGGCCGAGAGCAAGGGTCAGGGCAAGCCGGCCGACGCAGCCCAGGGGCAGGCTCCGGCCGCGACTCCGGCTCCGGCGAAGAAGGCTCCGCCCAAGGGGGAGACGGCGAAGGCGATGGTGAAGGACGCCGAGGGCAAGGACGTGGGTGAAATCACGTTCGAGCAGACGGCCCAGGGCGTGCTCGTGAAGGGCACGCTGAGCAACCTGCCGCCGGGCCAGCACGCCTTCCACGTCCACGAGACGGGCAAGTGCGCGGCCCCCGAGTTCAAGACGGCTGGCAGTCACTTCAACCCGCACAAGAAGGCCCACGGCATCATGTCCCCGAAGGGCAAGCACGCCGGTGACCTGCCCAACCTCTATGTGGGCCAGGACGGCCGCGTGCAGTTCGACACCTTCGCCCAGACGGGCCTCACCCTGAAGTCGATGTTCGACAAGGACGGCTCCGCGGTGGTGGTGCACACGAAGGAGGACGACTACCACTCCGACCCGACCGGCGACGCCGGCGGCCGCATCGCCTGCGGCGTGGTGGAGAAGGCCCAGCAGTAG
- a CDS encoding YeeE/YedE family protein — MNAVLLPLLGGVLIGLSASLLLLFNGRIAGISGIVGGLFTPSRQEVGWRVAFLAGLLLGGALLAVFMPGALGAPVAAGVGVPLLSGLLIGLGARLGSGCTSGHGICGIARGATRSIVATATFIATGVLTVFVVRHLLGGVS, encoded by the coding sequence ATGAACGCGGTCCTCCTTCCCCTCCTGGGTGGCGTCCTCATTGGGCTGAGCGCCTCCCTCCTGCTCCTCTTCAACGGCCGCATCGCCGGTATCAGCGGCATCGTCGGTGGCCTCTTCACTCCGTCGCGCCAGGAGGTGGGCTGGCGCGTGGCCTTCCTCGCGGGCCTCCTCCTCGGCGGTGCGTTGCTTGCCGTCTTCATGCCTGGCGCGCTGGGAGCGCCAGTCGCCGCGGGCGTGGGAGTTCCCCTCCTGTCGGGCCTGCTCATAGGCCTGGGGGCGCGCCTGGGCAGCGGCTGCACCAGCGGGCATGGCATCTGCGGCATCGCACGCGGCGCCACCCGGTCAATCGTAGCGACGGCCACCTTCATCGCAACGGGGGTGCTCACCGTCTTCGTCGTCCGTCACCTGCTGGGCGGTGTGTCATGA
- a CDS encoding Tox-REase-5 domain-containing protein encodes MHDLESRSTPSRAVISAFLVVLIVLGGCGTGGPLPLDDPYSWHLRKGLLFNSHFLHGLPAENAQRGELGPIRSSRLDVDGFQGLLVRAGVPPSRLPGNGRKLTPELAAHLLTSLLETDVPLRDWGPRRMAAHLLVQVVQERRTVTRDTLHERMRRYVGALVLRPDGHLVRATTGEAIQFAGEVELSEGALRAEGFEVGPFYGTRGDRYLYRLEDDLGHHPDARVAGSFMPDTGTVGPAVEGLGRAVLDVVDGVVTLVMQPGESLAGLAKLPAAVRTLIEHSPEYWERYRALPHGEQVRQASRLLTNVLLTCGTAGAGSVRLASVGSRLGQLGVPVLSLAADGALALRTVVVPAGQVVAVAGQGASALYVLHMANQGAGGASGSSHAKPPWPPPPRGPGQWVRKNEGMKPPARRYQEQITGAPEGWVYRVRTGDGPMDYVDFDGFDGGSLLEVKGPNLAKFIDGDLEALWFFEGSDNMLVQAGRQIEAAGGIPVRWVVAEKRFADYLRKFFEANGRGGIEVVHVPARP; translated from the coding sequence ATGCACGACCTGGAGTCCCGCAGTACACCCAGCCGAGCCGTCATCAGCGCGTTTCTCGTCGTCCTCATCGTGCTCGGTGGCTGCGGCACGGGAGGCCCGCTGCCGCTGGACGACCCGTACTCCTGGCACCTGCGCAAGGGGCTGCTGTTCAACTCGCACTTCCTCCATGGTCTCCCCGCGGAGAATGCGCAGCGAGGCGAGCTGGGTCCCATCAGGTCCTCGCGCCTCGATGTGGACGGGTTCCAGGGCCTGCTGGTGCGCGCGGGAGTACCGCCCTCACGACTCCCGGGTAACGGGCGGAAGCTGACGCCAGAGCTGGCAGCGCACCTGCTGACCTCGCTGCTGGAGACGGACGTGCCTCTGCGCGACTGGGGGCCTCGGCGCATGGCTGCCCACCTGCTGGTCCAAGTGGTCCAGGAACGCAGGACGGTGACGCGAGACACGCTGCACGAGCGCATGCGCCGGTACGTCGGGGCACTCGTTCTGCGACCGGATGGCCATCTGGTGCGCGCCACCACGGGCGAGGCGATTCAATTCGCGGGTGAGGTCGAGCTCTCTGAGGGCGCCCTGCGCGCGGAAGGCTTCGAGGTAGGGCCCTTCTATGGCACGCGGGGAGACCGCTACCTGTACCGGCTGGAGGACGACCTGGGACACCACCCGGATGCGCGTGTGGCCGGCAGCTTCATGCCGGACACCGGCACGGTAGGGCCGGCAGTGGAAGGACTCGGCCGGGCGGTACTGGACGTGGTGGACGGTGTGGTGACGCTGGTGATGCAGCCGGGAGAGAGCCTCGCCGGACTGGCGAAGCTTCCGGCGGCGGTGCGCACACTGATTGAGCACAGCCCTGAGTATTGGGAGCGTTACCGGGCACTCCCCCATGGAGAGCAGGTGCGGCAGGCCTCGAGGCTGCTCACCAACGTGCTGCTCACGTGTGGCACGGCGGGCGCGGGCAGCGTGCGGCTGGCCTCGGTGGGAAGCCGGCTGGGGCAACTCGGAGTGCCCGTGCTCTCGCTCGCCGCGGATGGTGCCCTGGCGCTGCGCACGGTGGTGGTGCCAGCGGGACAGGTCGTCGCTGTCGCGGGGCAGGGAGCCAGTGCTCTCTACGTGCTCCACATGGCCAATCAGGGTGCCGGCGGGGCAAGCGGGAGCAGCCATGCCAAGCCTCCCTGGCCACCCCCGCCGAGGGGCCCTGGCCAATGGGTCAGGAAGAACGAAGGCATGAAGCCTCCCGCTCGTAGGTATCAGGAACAAATCACGGGTGCCCCTGAAGGCTGGGTCTACCGTGTCCGGACCGGTGATGGCCCCATGGACTACGTGGACTTCGACGGCTTCGATGGGGGCTCTCTGCTCGAAGTGAAGGGCCCGAACCTGGCGAAGTTCATCGACGGCGACCTGGAGGCATTATGGTTTTTTGAGGGCTCAGACAACATGCTCGTACAGGCGGGCAGACAAATCGAAGCCGCTGGCGGCATTCCTGTGCGTTGGGTTGTGGCTGAGAAGAGGTTCGCGGACTATCTCAGGAAGTTCTTCGAGGCCAACGGCCGCGGAGGAATCGAAGTAGTCCACGTTCCAGCGCGGCCCTGA